A region from the Gossypium hirsutum isolate 1008001.06 chromosome A08, Gossypium_hirsutum_v2.1, whole genome shotgun sequence genome encodes:
- the LOC107935873 gene encoding uncharacterized protein, whose product MNGPDRTLMHRKTAIDDVSPMIYGQRFSKQSQFCFCKISFSNMSFAPPPPPIFAGENYHIWIVKMKTYLQALDLWSAVENDVEPLPLRANPTIAQIKQHGEERAKKHKAMACLQNGVSDVIFTRIMAYDSPKQAWDKLKEEFMGSDKTRQQQVINLRRELLGEDFSDSRVVEKVITTLPERFESKISSLEDSRDLTTISLSELVNSLYALEQRRASRQEESPEGAFQAKIREGSSSSQKAKKPWFEKRERSKKDVGRRRFPPCVHCKKTNHLEKYCWNKPDIQCKSCKQYGHHEKICRNQEKSQTLSVQAKTAEDLQA is encoded by the exons ATGAATGGCCCTGATCGTACGTTAATGCATCGCAAGACTGCCATTGATGATGTCAGTCCAATGATCTATGGACAGAGG ttttcaaaacaaagtcagttTTGCTTCTGCAAAATCAGTTTCAGCAACATGAGCTTTGCACCTCCTCCACCACCAATTTTTGCTGGAGAAAACTACcacatttggatagttaaaatgaaaacttacctcCAAGCACTTGATCTGTGGAGTGCAGTTGAAAATGATGTCGAGCCACTACCATTGAGAGCAAATCCAACCATTGCTCAGATCAAGCAACATGGTGaggagcgagccaagaagcataaAGCCATGGCCTGCCTACAGAATGGAGTGTCTGATGTAATTTTTACTCGCATCATGGCCTATGACTCACCCAAACAAGCTTGGGACAAGCTGAAAGAGGAGTTCATGGGATCAGACAAGACAAGGCAGCAACAAGTAATTAATCTTAGAAGgga ACTCCTTGGAGAAGATTTCAGTGACAGCAGGGTTGTTGAGAAGGTTATTACCACCTTACCTGAAAGGTTTGAGTCAAAAATCTCCTCATTGGAGGACTCGAGAGATCTCACAACCATTTCTTTGTCTGAGTTGGTTAACTCACTTTATGCACTTGAGCAGAGAAGAGCAAGTAGGCAGGAGGAAAGTCCTGAAGGTGCTTTTCAAGCAAAGATCAGAGAAGGCTCCAGCTCAAGTCAGAAAGCTAAGAAGCCTTGGTTTGAAAAGAGGGAAAGATCAAAGAAAGATGTCGGTAGAAGGAGGTTTCCACCATGCGTTCACTGCAAGAAGACTAACCATTTGGAGAAGTATTGCTGGAACAAACCAGACATCCAATGCAAGAGCTGCAAGCAGTATGGTCATCATGAAAAGATTTGTAGAAATCAAGAAAAGTCACAAACTCTGTCAGTACAAGCCAAGACTGCTGAAGATCTTCAAGCTTAG